From a region of the Zingiber officinale cultivar Zhangliang chromosome 4B, Zo_v1.1, whole genome shotgun sequence genome:
- the LOC121976542 gene encoding cyclin-D3-2-like, producing the protein MAFLPVCDHLYCQEESLEMEEGGPEEMAPAVSSREDYETEHHVVSVVEAAVGEDWKEVLSFLADKESEALPLLVADGDRGNLHLRTAREVEVEWVVLSSARHGFSTVTAVLAVNYFDRCFLPCAGGRRGPLMRIQGDKPWMGRLAAVACLSLAMKVEETSVPLLLDLQVPPPLPAAASSAEEGGFLFEPKTVRRMELLVLSSLGWKMNPVTPLSFIHHLLPRLCSGGGIAPRMRELARRSEEALLCVIADWEWVRHPASVWAAAALLHEMESQEAYRLISLLKLSKENLERCYHLMAESMSATNATGHKLKHSSLSSPASPRGVVGSCFSSESSCGSWPLWPPPDSLSPEAAAAAAPLKHRKHSKEQF; encoded by the exons ATGGCATTTTTACCTGTTTGTGATCATCTGTATTGCCAAGAAGAGAGCTTGGAGATGGAAGAAGGAGGACCGGAGGAAATGGCGCCGGCGGTTTCGTCCAGAGAAGACTATGAGACCGAGCACCATGTTGTATCGGTTGTGGAGGCTGCCGTCGGGGAAGATTGGAAGGAGGTGTTGTCTTTTCTTGCCGATAAGGAGTCGGAGGCTCTGCCCCTGCTGGTCGCCGACGGAGACCGCGGCAATTTACACCTCCGGACGGCGAGGGAGGTGGAAGTGGAGTGGGTGGTCCTCTCTTCTGCTCGGCACGGTTTCTCCACCGTCACGGCGGTGCTCGCGGTGAACTACTTCGACCGGTGCTTCCTCCCCTGCGCCGGCGGCCGCCGCGGCCCGCTGATGCGGATCCAGGGCGACAAGCCCTGGATGGGGCGGCTCGCCGCCGTGGCGTGCTTGTCCCTGGCGATGAAGGTGGAGGAGACCAGCGTGCCTCTGCTGCTCGACCTCCAGGTTCCGCCTCCGCTGCCGGCGGCGGCTTCTTCGGCGGAGGAAGGCGGGTTCTTGTTCGAACCAAAGACCGTACGACGAATGGAGCTCCTGGTGCTCTCTTCTCTCGGGTGGAAGATGAATCCCGTTACCCCTCTCTCTTTCATCCACCACCTTCTCCCCCGTCTCTGTTCTGGTGGTGGCATTGCTCCCCGTATGCGGGAGTTGGCGAGGAGATCAGAGGAGGCACTTCTCTGTGTAATCGCCG ACTGGGAATGGGTTCGACATCCGGCATCGGTGTGGGCGGCGGCTGCTCTGCTCCACGAGATGGAGTCTCAAGAGGCCTACCGCCTCATTTCTCTCCTCAAACTCTCCAAG GAAAACCTGGAACGATGCTACCATCTAATGGCGGAATCCATGAGCGCCACCAATGCGACTGGCCACAAGCTCAAGCATTCTTCTCTCTCATCGCCGGCGAGTCCCCGTGGAGTGGTCGGTTCCTGCTTCAGCAGCGAGAGCTCGTGCGGATCATGGCCGTTATGGCCTCCCCCTGATTCGTTGTCACCGGAGGCGGCAGCTGCTGCTGCTCCTCTCAAGCATAGAAAGCACTCAAAGGAGCAGTTTTGA
- the LOC121977936 gene encoding cyclase-like protein 3: MITTAAKPVHVLLLHFLLGVVSSAAATSAHPGYPEAEQCGAVVDMVVNRMEEYDSGRILDITHFYREDMPSWDSDEGLGSFLWLTASMKNGSKANTSVMKLPAHSGTHVDAPGHVFQHYFEAGFDVDTLDLHVLNGPALLVDVPRDENITAEVMKSLHIPKGVRRVLFRTLNTDRRLMWKKEFDSSYVGFMKDGAQWLVDNTDVKLVGLDYLSVAAWDDMVPSHLVFLENREIILVEGLKLDDVEAGIYNLHCLPLRLRGAEGSPLRCILIK, encoded by the exons ATGATTACAACTGCCGCGAAGCCGGTTCATGTACTTCTTCTCCACTTCCTCTTGGGCGTCGTCTCCTCTGCGGCCGCCACCTCAGCCCACCCGGGCTACCCGGAGGCGGAGCAGTGCGGCGCGGTGGTGGATATGGTGGTGAATCGGATGGAGGAGTACGATTCGGGGAGGATTTTGGACATAACTCACTTCTATCGAGAGGACATGCCGTCGTGGGATTCGGACGAGGGCCTCGGCAGCTTCCTCTGGCTCACCGCGTCCATGAAGAATGGATCCAAAGCCAACACCTCGGTGATGAAGCTTCCAGCCCATTCAGGAACCCACGTTGACGCTCCCGGTCACGTGTTCCAGCACTACTTCGAGGCTGGTTTCGATGTTGACACGCTCGATCTTCATGTCCTCAACG GTCCAGCATTGCTAGTGGATGTTCCAAGAGATGAGAACATAACAG CCGAAGTAATGAAATCTCTTCATATTCCAAAAGGAGTTCGTCGTGTGCTTTTCAGGACACTAAACACTGACCG GCGGCTTATGTGGAAAAAGGAGTTTGATTCTAGCTATGTTGGATTTATGAAAGATGGCGCCCAGTGGCTTGTCGACAACACTGACGTCAAACTTGTTG GTCTGGATTATCTGTCAGTTGCTGCTTGGGATGATATGGTCCCTTCCCATCTGGTTTTCTTAGAAAATCGG GAGATCATTCTCGTGGAAGGCTTGAAACTAGATGATGTCGAAGCCGGCATATACAATTTGCATTGCTTACCTCTTCGTCTCCGAGGCGCCGAGGGATCACCTCTCCGATGCATTCTCATCAAGTAA
- the LOC121976543 gene encoding cyclase-like protein 4 yields MGLHPPPTAMAAAAVSLFFLFLIYLVVLPSPGGATTAHPGYPQEEECGLGELAVVRREEYGGGRIVDISHAYREEMPGWELQEGLGRFLRLTRSMDDGDVAYFSELRLPAHSGTHVDTPGHVFRRYYEAGFDVDTLDLDVLNGPALLLDVPRDKNITAEVMKSLHIPKGARRVLFRTLNTDRQLMWKTEFDTSYVGFMKDGAQWLVDNTEVKLVGIDYLSVAAWDDLIPSHLVFLESREIILVEALKLDHVEAGIYDLHCLPLRLRGAEGSPIRCILIK; encoded by the exons ATGGGCCTTCACCCCCCACCAACCGCCATGGCTGCCGCTGCtgtttctctcttcttcctcttcctaatTTACCTCGTTGTCTTGCCATCCCCCGGCGGCGCTACCACCGCCCACCCGGGCTACCCGCAGGAGGAGGAGTGCGGCCTCGGCGAGCTGGCGGTCGTGCGGCGGGAGGAGTACGGCGGGGGGCGGATCGTAGACATCAGCCACGCGTACCGGGAGGAGATGCCCGGGTGGGAGCTGCAGGAGGGGCTCGGCCGGTTCCTCCGGCTCACCCGGTCGATGGATGACGGCGACGTCGCCTACTTCTCGGAGCTGCGGCTCCCGGCGCACTCCGGCACCCACGTCGACACCCCCGGCCACGTGTTCCGGCGCTATTACGAGGCCGGCTTCGACGTCGACACCCTCGATCTCGACGTCCTCAACG GCCCGGCATTGCTATTGGACGTTCCAAGAGATAAGAACATAAcag CTGAAGTAATGAAGTCTCTGCACATTCCCAAAGGAGCTCGTCGTGTGCTTTTCAGAACTCTAAACACTGACAG GCAGCTTATGTGGAAAACAGAGTTCGACACGAGCTATGTTGGGTTCATGAAAGATGGAGCCCAATGGCTCGTCGACAACACGGAGGTTAAACTTGTCG GTATCGATTATTTGTCGGTTGCGGCTTGGGACGATTTGATCCCTTCGCATCTCGTTTTCTTGGAAAGTCGA GAGATCATTCTTGTGGAAGCCTTGAAATTGGATCATGTCGAAGCCGGCATATATGACTTGCACTGCTTGCCTCTTCGGTTACGAGGAGCCGAGGGATCGCCCATTAGGTGTATTCTTATCAAGTAA